From [Clostridium] symbiosum, a single genomic window includes:
- a CDS encoding M23 family metallopeptidase → MKNKMNQLFKDKLFLVMMVLGLLTIVAAAGAVKIRKGDNINEQNPYLEAPQTQGILAENIPQNKTGNGGKTENAETRAQAAGSSDASYSSDDKSDSADKGENTAKAAGAADGAVGAVTLNYSGKRDLQWPVRGNVVLDYSMDTTIYFPTLDQYKCNPALIIQGDVSDPVSAPADARVLEAGSNEEIGNYVVLDLGNEYTAVCGQLKDVQVAENEYVTKGTLLGYVSEPTKYYSIEGNNVYFALMHDGQSVDALDYLE, encoded by the coding sequence GTGAAAAATAAGATGAATCAGTTGTTCAAGGACAAATTGTTCCTTGTCATGATGGTGTTAGGCCTGCTGACTATAGTAGCTGCGGCAGGAGCGGTAAAGATTAGAAAGGGAGACAACATTAACGAGCAGAATCCGTACCTGGAAGCGCCACAGACCCAGGGTATCCTTGCGGAGAACATACCGCAGAACAAAACCGGAAACGGTGGTAAGACGGAAAATGCAGAGACGAGGGCCCAGGCGGCGGGAAGTTCAGACGCTTCCTATTCTTCCGATGATAAATCAGACTCCGCAGACAAAGGAGAAAACACTGCCAAAGCGGCAGGGGCAGCAGATGGCGCAGTAGGAGCGGTTACGCTCAATTACAGCGGAAAACGCGACCTTCAGTGGCCGGTCAGAGGAAATGTAGTGCTGGATTACAGCATGGATACAACCATTTATTTCCCGACCCTTGACCAGTACAAATGCAACCCGGCCCTGATTATACAGGGAGATGTAAGCGATCCGGTCAGCGCACCGGCGGATGCAAGAGTCCTGGAAGCCGGCTCCAATGAGGAGATTGGCAATTATGTGGTTCTTGACCTGGGTAATGAGTACACAGCCGTGTGCGGCCAGCTTAAGGACGTACAGGTGGCGGAGAATGAGTATGTGACAAAAGGAACTCTGCTTGGATACGTGTCAGAACCCACAAAGTATTATTCAATTGAAGGAAACAACGTATATTTTGCGCTGATGCACGACGGACAATCTGTCGATGCCCTTGACTATCTGGAATAA
- the ileS gene encoding isoleucine--tRNA ligase: MYDKVSTNLNFVEREKNIEKFWADNKIFEKSIDSRKDGETYTFYDGPPTANGKPHIGHVLTRVIKDMIPRYRTMKGYMVPRKAGWDTHGLPVELEVEKSLGLDGKEQIEQYGLEPFIEHCKESVWKYKGMWEDFSSTVGFWADMDDPYVTYHNEYIESEWWALKKIWDKGLLYKGFKIVPYCPRCGTPLSSHEVAQGYKDVKERSAIARFKVKGEDAYILAWTTTPWTLPSNVALCVNPVESYVKVEMKEDGTVYYLAEALCDTVLGEGAYEVKEKYTGKDLEYKEYEPLFDFAVELAKKQNKKAYYVTCDTYVTLTDGTGVVHIAPAFGEDDSKVGRNYDLPFVQLVNAKGEMTEETLWPGTFCKKADPMVLENLKERGLLFSAPVFEHSYPHCWRCDTPLIYYARESWFIKMTEVKEDLIRNNNTINWIPESIGKGRFGDWLENVQDWGISRNRYWGTPLNIWECECGCQHSIGSIEELKSMSENCPEDIELHRPYIDEVTITCPKCGKQMHRVPEVIDCWFDSGAMPFAQHHYPFENQEKFEQQFPADFISEAVDQTRGWFYSLLAISTLIFNQAPYKNVIVMGHVQDENGQKMSKSKGNAVDPFDALETYGADAIRWYFYVNSAPWLPNRFHGKAVMEGQRKFMGTLWNTYAFFVLYANIDNFDATQHQLEYDKLPVMDKWLLSKLNTLVGKVDDDLANYRIPEAARALQDFVDDMSNWYVRRSRERFWAKGMEQDKINAYMTLYTALVTVCKAAAPMVPFMAEDIYQNLVRKIDKEAPESIHLCDFPEVDEKCIDRELESRMDEVLKIVVFGRAARNTANIKNRQPIGRMFVKAETALPEFYQEIIEDELNVKEVKFTSDVRDFTSYSFKPQLKTVGPKYGKQLGNIRKALAEIDGNTAMDTLNETGSLKFDFDGTEVILTADDLLIDTAQVEGYISEGDNSVTVVLDTNLTPELIEEGFVREIISKVQTMRKEAGFEVMNHINVFQDENDTIAAILKKYTEEIKSEVLADNIMLGQTGGYAKEWNINGEKVMLGVEKTTD; the protein is encoded by the coding sequence ATGTACGACAAAGTCTCTACAAACCTAAACTTTGTAGAAAGAGAGAAAAATATTGAAAAGTTCTGGGCTGACAATAAGATCTTTGAGAAGAGCATCGACAGCCGGAAGGACGGAGAAACCTATACGTTTTACGACGGACCGCCAACGGCCAATGGAAAACCGCATATCGGCCATGTCCTTACACGCGTTATCAAGGATATGATCCCGAGATACCGCACCATGAAGGGATACATGGTTCCTAGAAAAGCGGGCTGGGATACCCACGGTCTCCCGGTGGAGCTGGAGGTTGAGAAGAGCCTCGGCCTGGACGGCAAGGAGCAGATTGAGCAGTATGGTCTTGAACCGTTCATCGAGCACTGTAAAGAGAGTGTCTGGAAATATAAGGGAATGTGGGAAGATTTTTCCTCCACGGTCGGTTTCTGGGCCGATATGGATGATCCTTATGTAACCTATCACAACGAATATATCGAATCCGAGTGGTGGGCTTTAAAGAAGATCTGGGACAAGGGCCTTTTATACAAAGGTTTCAAGATTGTGCCTTACTGCCCCCGCTGCGGAACCCCGCTTTCCAGCCATGAGGTGGCACAGGGATATAAAGATGTAAAAGAGCGTTCCGCCATCGCAAGATTCAAAGTAAAAGGCGAAGACGCCTATATCCTGGCATGGACAACAACACCGTGGACTCTGCCGTCCAACGTGGCCCTCTGCGTAAATCCGGTGGAATCCTATGTAAAAGTAGAGATGAAAGAGGACGGCACGGTATATTACCTGGCCGAGGCGCTCTGCGATACGGTTCTGGGAGAAGGCGCCTATGAGGTAAAGGAAAAATATACGGGAAAAGACCTGGAATACAAGGAGTACGAGCCGTTATTCGATTTTGCCGTAGAGCTTGCTAAAAAACAGAACAAAAAAGCATACTATGTGACATGCGATACCTATGTTACACTGACGGACGGTACCGGCGTCGTACACATTGCGCCTGCTTTCGGTGAGGACGACTCGAAGGTCGGAAGAAATTATGATCTGCCGTTCGTTCAGCTTGTCAATGCCAAGGGGGAGATGACGGAAGAGACACTCTGGCCGGGAACGTTCTGCAAGAAAGCGGATCCGATGGTTCTTGAGAACCTGAAAGAGAGAGGCCTCCTGTTCTCAGCTCCTGTATTTGAGCACAGCTATCCGCACTGCTGGAGATGCGACACTCCGCTCATCTATTATGCAAGAGAGTCCTGGTTCATCAAGATGACAGAGGTGAAAGAGGATCTGATCCGCAACAACAATACAATCAACTGGATTCCGGAGAGCATCGGCAAGGGCCGTTTCGGCGACTGGCTGGAGAATGTCCAGGACTGGGGCATCAGCCGTAACCGTTACTGGGGAACGCCTTTAAATATCTGGGAATGTGAATGCGGCTGCCAGCATTCCATCGGCAGCATTGAAGAATTAAAGAGCATGTCGGAGAACTGCCCTGAGGATATTGAACTTCATCGTCCATATATCGACGAGGTGACAATCACCTGCCCGAAGTGCGGAAAACAGATGCACCGTGTGCCGGAAGTAATCGACTGCTGGTTCGATTCCGGCGCCATGCCGTTTGCACAGCATCACTATCCGTTTGAGAACCAGGAGAAATTTGAGCAGCAGTTCCCGGCCGACTTTATCTCCGAGGCCGTGGATCAGACGAGAGGCTGGTTCTACTCCCTGCTTGCAATTTCCACGCTGATCTTCAACCAGGCCCCGTACAAGAATGTCATCGTTATGGGCCATGTCCAGGACGAGAACGGACAGAAGATGAGTAAATCCAAGGGCAACGCGGTCGATCCGTTCGACGCACTGGAAACATACGGAGCGGATGCCATCCGCTGGTATTTCTATGTCAACAGCGCGCCATGGCTGCCGAACCGTTTTCATGGCAAAGCCGTTATGGAAGGCCAGAGAAAATTCATGGGAACGCTGTGGAATACCTATGCATTTTTCGTTCTCTACGCAAATATAGATAATTTTGATGCGACACAGCATCAGCTGGAGTATGATAAACTTCCGGTAATGGATAAATGGCTGCTGTCCAAACTGAACACGCTTGTGGGCAAGGTGGACGACGACCTGGCTAACTACAGAATCCCTGAGGCTGCCAGAGCTCTCCAGGATTTCGTGGACGATATGAGCAACTGGTATGTCAGAAGAAGCCGTGAGCGTTTCTGGGCAAAGGGAATGGAGCAGGATAAAATTAATGCTTATATGACCCTTTACACAGCGCTTGTCACCGTGTGCAAGGCCGCCGCTCCGATGGTGCCTTTCATGGCGGAGGATATTTACCAGAACCTTGTAAGAAAGATTGATAAAGAAGCGCCCGAGAGCATCCATCTCTGTGATTTCCCTGAGGTTGATGAAAAATGCATCGACAGGGAGCTGGAGTCCAGAATGGACGAAGTACTGAAGATTGTAGTATTCGGCCGCGCTGCCAGAAATACGGCCAACATCAAGAACCGCCAGCCGATCGGCAGGATGTTTGTGAAAGCGGAGACGGCTCTCCCTGAATTTTATCAGGAGATCATCGAAGATGAGCTGAATGTAAAAGAAGTGAAATTTACGTCCGATGTGCGTGATTTCACATCCTACAGCTTCAAACCGCAGCTTAAGACGGTTGGGCCAAAATACGGAAAACAGCTTGGAAATATCAGGAAAGCGCTGGCTGAAATCGATGGAAATACGGCAATGGATACGCTGAATGAGACGGGAAGCCTGAAATTTGACTTCGACGGCACAGAGGTTATCCTGACGGCAGACGACCTCTTAATCGATACGGCCCAGGTAGAGGGTTATATCTCAGAGGGAGACAATTCCGTGACAGTCGTGCTTGATACGAATCTGACGCCGGAACTGATCGAAGAGGGATTTGTCCGCGAAATCATCAGCAAAGTCCAGACCATGCGTAAGGAAGCCGGTTTTGAGGTCATGAACCACATCAACGTGTTCCAGGATGAGAACGATACGATTGCGGCCATCCTTAAAAAATATACGGAAGAAATCAAGAGTGAGGTTCTGGCGGACAACATTATGCTGGGACAGACCGGAGGATATGCAAAAGAATGGAATATCAACGGTGAGAAGGTCATGTTGGGTGTAGAGAAGACCACCGACTGA
- a CDS encoding spore coat protein CotJB has translation MNETARMLLQRIDEASFAVDDIVLYLDTHPDDLNALNYYHYVAQMRREAMDAYQAQFGPLQTDGVESDSSWTWLTDRWPWEGEM, from the coding sequence ATGAATGAAACTGCCAGAATGTTACTTCAGAGAATCGACGAAGCCAGTTTTGCCGTGGACGATATCGTTCTGTACCTGGATACGCATCCCGATGATTTGAACGCTCTGAATTATTACCATTATGTAGCCCAGATGAGAAGAGAAGCGATGGATGCCTACCAGGCACAGTTCGGGCCGCTTCAGACGGATGGGGTAGAGAGTGATTCATCATGGACGTGGCTGACGGACAGATGGCCATGGGAAGGAGAGATGTAA
- a CDS encoding DUF1540 domain-containing protein, producing MVTNGKNICIECSINNCAYHAKDENYCTLEKIKVGTHEANPTKKECTDCESFVNRA from the coding sequence ATGGTAACAAACGGAAAAAATATTTGTATCGAATGTTCTATTAACAACTGTGCATACCACGCAAAAGACGAGAACTACTGCACATTAGAGAAAATCAAAGTTGGCACACACGAGGCGAACCCAACCAAGAAAGAATGTACAGACTGCGAGTCTTTTGTTAACAGAGCATAA
- a CDS encoding DUF6282 family protein: MEGDADELLRGAYDLHMHSAPSPFHRLLDDFQLLREAGQAGMAGILLKSHYESTAVRAELANLYAGSSAKAYGAIALNWPVGGLNPYAVYNALKRGAKIVFMPTRDAKNCLASGDMPGDFFRRPGIGILAEDGRLKPEVIEIMAAVKEYGAVLATGHISPEESILLCKAGIQAGVRMIMTHPEFGRTRIPAEVQKELAELGVYIEKCWYNIGEQECSAAEMAAHIRTVGASRCYMTTDRGQSDREHPVEAMRRFLISMSEQGISRSDLDTMTHVLPKEIVC; the protein is encoded by the coding sequence ATGGAAGGTGATGCAGATGAATTACTTCGGGGTGCCTATGATTTGCATATGCATTCGGCTCCTTCCCCCTTTCACCGGTTACTGGATGATTTCCAGCTGCTTAGAGAAGCGGGACAGGCGGGGATGGCGGGGATACTGCTGAAAAGCCATTATGAATCCACCGCTGTCCGGGCAGAATTGGCAAATCTGTATGCGGGGAGTTCTGCAAAAGCCTATGGAGCAATTGCCCTGAACTGGCCGGTGGGAGGCCTGAATCCCTATGCCGTATATAATGCCTTGAAGCGCGGGGCAAAAATCGTATTTATGCCTACCAGGGATGCAAAAAATTGTCTGGCCTCCGGTGATATGCCAGGAGATTTTTTCCGGCGGCCCGGAATTGGAATTCTGGCGGAGGATGGACGTCTGAAGCCGGAGGTGATTGAAATCATGGCGGCAGTGAAGGAGTACGGCGCTGTGTTGGCCACTGGTCATATAAGTCCTGAGGAGAGTATCCTTCTCTGTAAGGCCGGAATTCAGGCCGGTGTCCGTATGATTATGACTCACCCGGAGTTTGGCCGGACCAGGATTCCGGCCGAGGTACAGAAGGAACTGGCAGAACTGGGCGTATACATAGAAAAATGCTGGTACAATATTGGGGAACAGGAATGCTCAGCGGCGGAGATGGCCGCCCATATCAGGACAGTGGGGGCTTCCCGCTGCTATATGACGACGGATCGCGGACAGTCTGATCGGGAACATCCAGTGGAAGCGATGAGAAGATTTTTGATTTCCATGTCTGAACAGGGTATCAGCCGAAGTGATCTTGATACGATGACCCATGTTTTGCCGAAAGAGATTGTGTGCTGA
- a CDS encoding CBS domain-containing protein, with protein MNILFFLTPKSEVAYINDDDTLRQALEKMEYHKYAAVPIVNRQGRYIGTLTEGDLLWGIKNKYDLSLRDAERIRITEIPRRSDNKPVLADSDMEDLIDKALNQNFVPVLDDQKNFIGIITRKDIIKYLCKEKERELRTGKEVK; from the coding sequence ATGAATATTTTATTTTTTTTAACACCTAAAAGCGAAGTTGCGTATATAAATGACGATGATACATTGAGACAGGCACTGGAAAAGATGGAATACCACAAATATGCGGCTGTCCCCATCGTTAACCGCCAGGGGAGATACATAGGTACGCTGACGGAAGGAGACTTGCTTTGGGGCATAAAAAATAAGTATGATCTATCGCTTAGAGATGCGGAACGCATCCGCATTACGGAGATCCCAAGAAGATCGGATAATAAGCCGGTATTGGCGGACTCGGATATGGAGGATTTGATTGACAAGGCCCTGAACCAGAACTTTGTTCCGGTACTCGATGATCAGAAGAACTTTATCGGAATCATTACGAGAAAAGACATCATCAAGTATCTCTGCAAGGAGAAGGAAAGGGAACTTAGGACAGGAAAAGAAGTGAAATAA
- a CDS encoding SpoIID/LytB domain-containing protein: MRKAAAICLMAILIPYIATLAWTGRVEGNTERGNLSGRVVLLDRDGSMSPVDMEEYLIGITAIQIPAEYGEEAIKAQAIIARTYLCRQMQGKDRIEESALDLDYLEQSQMEEMWGKADYLTNYKKIRDAVQATAGQVIEYNGDYIEPLFHRLSAGKTRTGDELHPYLVSVDAGEDVEGENYLGVYTFTRQEMADKLNSMSDSPQVRPEDVLESIQVIKKDEAGYVESIQAGSKSYSGEEIQYALGLPSPAYTFEAAEGNVRCTVKGLGHGYGFDQYGASLKAAQGWTAEKILEFYYKNIVVVFE, from the coding sequence ATGAGAAAAGCAGCAGCAATCTGCCTGATGGCAATTTTGATACCATACATAGCGACACTCGCCTGGACAGGCCGTGTAGAGGGAAATACGGAGAGGGGGAACTTATCGGGCCGGGTGGTCCTTCTGGACCGCGACGGTTCCATGTCGCCGGTGGATATGGAGGAATACCTGATTGGGATTACGGCGATTCAGATTCCGGCGGAATACGGCGAGGAGGCAATCAAAGCCCAGGCCATTATCGCCAGGACCTATCTCTGCCGGCAGATGCAGGGAAAAGACAGGATCGAGGAGTCGGCCCTGGATCTCGATTACCTGGAGCAGAGCCAGATGGAGGAGATGTGGGGCAAGGCCGATTACCTGACGAATTATAAAAAAATCAGGGATGCCGTCCAGGCAACGGCCGGGCAGGTCATCGAATATAACGGAGATTACATAGAACCTTTATTTCACCGTTTGAGCGCCGGGAAGACGAGAACCGGGGATGAACTTCACCCTTATCTCGTTTCGGTGGACGCAGGCGAGGATGTGGAGGGAGAAAACTATCTGGGAGTATATACGTTTACCAGGCAGGAGATGGCCGATAAGCTGAATTCCATGTCCGATTCGCCGCAGGTCAGGCCGGAGGATGTGCTGGAGAGCATCCAGGTTATTAAAAAGGATGAGGCCGGGTACGTGGAATCGATTCAGGCCGGGTCAAAGAGCTACAGCGGGGAGGAGATCCAGTATGCTCTGGGACTTCCGTCACCGGCCTACACATTCGAGGCCGCGGAGGGAAATGTAAGGTGCACCGTCAAGGGGCTGGGCCACGGATACGGCTTTGATCAGTACGGCGCCTCGCTAAAAGCGGCGCAGGGGTGGACGGCGGAAAAAATTCTGGAATTTTATTATAAAAATATTGTTGTAGTTTTTGAATAA
- a CDS encoding spore coat associated protein CotJA → MRSTPMPADMGTAPADMGNAPMQSNMGTAPTNMGTMPTNMGTMPSNMGTMPSNMGTMPSNMGTMPANMVTMPENMETMPANMETVPETTTTVPSTGNMPAGSEMIPETQQNTMFCEDLDRFPIGMGYVPMQRWSQPSPIDEGFSRGTIFAELDLPFVMGRCM, encoded by the coding sequence ATGAGATCCACTCCAATGCCGGCCGATATGGGAACTGCTCCGGCCGATATGGGAAACGCACCAATGCAGTCTAACATGGGAACCGCACCAACGAATATGGGAACAATGCCAACGAATATGGGAACAATGCCATCAAACATGGGAACAATGCCATCGAATATGGGAACGATGCCATCAAACATGGGAACAATGCCGGCGAACATGGTTACAATGCCGGAAAACATGGAAACAATGCCGGCAAATATGGAAACAGTTCCGGAGACCACAACTACGGTACCGTCAACGGGCAATATGCCGGCAGGAAGCGAAATGATACCGGAAACACAGCAGAACACGATGTTCTGTGAAGATCTGGACCGTTTTCCGATCGGTATGGGCTATGTCCCGATGCAGAGATGGTCACAGCCGTCCCCGATCGACGAAGGTTTTTCCAGGGGGACCATTTTTGCTGAGCTGGATCTGCCGTTTGTAATGGGGAGGTGCATGTAA
- a CDS encoding manganese catalase family protein: MWKYEKRLQYPVKITQSNPQMAQFIMSQYGGPDGEIGASMRYLSQRYSMPYKVGKGLLTDIGTEELAHMEIVAAIIHQLTRNLTPEQIKESGFGPYYIDHTTGIWPQAAGGIPFNACEFQSKGDPITDFFEDMAAEQKARTTYDNILRVVKDPDVCDPIRYLREREVVHFQRFGEGLRDLQEHLDSKNFYAFNPSFDKVRSE, encoded by the coding sequence ATGTGGAAATATGAAAAACGTTTACAGTATCCGGTAAAAATTACACAGTCAAATCCCCAGATGGCGCAGTTCATTATGAGCCAGTATGGCGGCCCCGACGGAGAAATTGGAGCTTCCATGCGCTATCTTTCCCAGCGATATTCCATGCCGTATAAAGTGGGCAAGGGACTTTTGACAGACATCGGAACCGAAGAGCTGGCACATATGGAAATAGTGGCGGCGATCATTCATCAGCTGACACGGAACCTGACCCCGGAACAGATCAAGGAATCAGGATTCGGTCCCTATTATATCGACCATACAACCGGTATCTGGCCGCAGGCCGCAGGTGGGATCCCGTTCAATGCATGTGAGTTCCAGTCCAAGGGAGATCCGATTACCGATTTCTTTGAAGACATGGCGGCAGAGCAGAAGGCAAGAACTACCTATGACAACATTCTCCGCGTCGTCAAAGATCCGGATGTATGTGATCCGATCCGTTATCTGAGAGAGCGTGAGGTTGTTCATTTCCAGCGTTTCGGCGAGGGACTCAGAGATCTTCAGGAGCATCTGGACAGTAAAAATTTCTATGCCTTCAATCCGTCGTTCGACAAAGTACGCAGCGAATAA
- a CDS encoding lactate utilization protein: MNQELLKKNFENHGFKTAFFATGKEAADYLTDRIQGHKVSIGGSMTVKEMGLFELLREKNEMVWHWDVPGRDTLMNARTADVYISSANGVSETGELVNIDGTGNRVSQTLYGPEKTYFIVGSNKIREDLAGAMDRAKNVAAPKNAKRQNSATPCAVKGDRCYDCSSPGRICRSTVIMERPSNGMEVEIIFVDEPLGY; encoded by the coding sequence ATGAATCAGGAATTGCTGAAAAAGAATTTTGAAAACCACGGTTTTAAAACGGCTTTTTTTGCGACGGGCAAAGAGGCGGCCGACTATCTTACGGACCGGATACAGGGGCACAAGGTCTCTATCGGAGGCAGTATGACGGTTAAGGAGATGGGACTTTTTGAACTTCTCAGGGAGAAGAATGAGATGGTATGGCATTGGGATGTCCCGGGAAGGGATACTCTGATGAATGCCAGGACGGCGGATGTTTACATCAGCAGCGCCAACGGAGTTTCGGAGACAGGAGAACTGGTTAATATCGATGGTACGGGAAACCGCGTCTCCCAGACACTGTATGGACCGGAAAAGACATATTTTATTGTTGGAAGCAACAAAATCAGGGAGGACCTGGCCGGGGCGATGGACCGGGCAAAGAATGTGGCGGCCCCAAAGAACGCCAAACGCCAGAACTCCGCCACGCCGTGTGCGGTGAAAGGTGACCGCTGTTATGACTGCAGCAGTCCGGGACGAATCTGCCGTTCCACCGTGATTATGGAACGGCCATCCAATGGGATGGAAGTTGAAATTATATTTGTGGACGAGCCGCTGGGTTATTAA
- a CDS encoding glycogen/starch/alpha-glucan phosphorylase — protein MQTFNKEAIKRSIIDNVKNQFRKTIDEATPQQVYQAVAYAVKDVIIDNWIATQKAFDETKAKRVYYLSMEFLMGRALGNNIINLGAQTEIREALEELGFDLNAIEDQEPDPALGNGGLGRLAACFLDSLATLGYPAYGCGIRYHYGMFKQKIENGYQIEVPDEWLKNGYPFEIRRAEYATEVKFGGYVKTVWNGQRNVFVQEGYQSVQAIPYDMPIVGYGNNVVNTLRIWDAQPINTFSLAAFDKGDYQKAVEQENLAKNLVEVLYPNDNHYAGKELRLKQQYFFISASLQVAIKKFKEQNGDIHKLPEKVVFQMNDTHPTVSVAELMRLLLDEEHLEWEDAWAITTKCCAYTNHTIMAEALEKWPIELFSRLLPRIYQIVEEINRRFLIEVGEKYPNNYEKVKKMAIIFDGQVKMAHLAIVAGFSVNGVARLHTEILKKQELKDFYEMMPEKFSNKTNGITQRRFLLHGNPLLAQWVTDKIGDEWITDLPHISKLAIYADDEKCRQEFMNIKYQNKLRLAKYIKEHNGIDVDPRSIFDVQVKRLHEYKRQLLNILHVMYLYNQLKDNPNIEMVPRTFIFGAKAAAGYQIAKKTIKLINSVADVINNDKSIGGKIKVVFIEDYKVSNAEMIFAASDVSEQISTASKEASGTGNMKFMLNGALTLGTMDGANVEIVEEVGEENAFIFGLTSDEVINYENNGGYNPVEIFNTDQEIRRVLMQLINGYYAPQDPELFRDIYNSLLNTKNSAKADTYFILKDFHAYAEAQKRVEEAYRDEKRWAKAAMLNVACSGKFSSDRTIEEYVRDIWHLKKVKVEMD, from the coding sequence ATGCAGACTTTTAATAAGGAAGCTATAAAGAGAAGTATTATTGACAATGTGAAAAACCAGTTTAGAAAGACCATCGACGAAGCGACGCCGCAGCAGGTTTACCAGGCCGTGGCGTATGCGGTAAAAGATGTGATTATCGACAATTGGATTGCGACCCAGAAAGCATTCGACGAGACAAAAGCCAAAAGGGTGTACTATCTTTCCATGGAGTTTCTGATGGGCCGCGCCCTGGGCAATAATATTATCAATCTGGGAGCACAGACGGAAATCAGGGAAGCCCTGGAAGAACTGGGCTTTGACTTAAACGCAATTGAAGACCAGGAGCCGGATCCGGCTCTTGGCAACGGCGGCCTCGGCCGTCTCGCCGCCTGCTTCCTGGATTCCCTTGCCACACTGGGATATCCGGCATACGGCTGCGGCATCCGTTACCATTACGGCATGTTCAAACAGAAAATTGAGAACGGCTATCAGATCGAGGTGCCGGACGAGTGGCTGAAGAACGGTTATCCGTTCGAAATCCGGCGCGCAGAGTATGCGACCGAGGTTAAATTCGGCGGCTACGTGAAGACGGTCTGGAACGGACAGCGCAACGTGTTTGTCCAGGAAGGATACCAGTCCGTACAGGCAATTCCTTATGACATGCCGATTGTCGGCTACGGCAATAACGTAGTCAATACGCTGCGTATCTGGGACGCCCAGCCAATCAATACCTTCAGCCTTGCCGCATTCGACAAGGGAGATTACCAGAAGGCGGTAGAGCAGGAGAACCTGGCTAAGAACCTGGTGGAGGTGCTTTATCCCAACGACAACCACTATGCGGGCAAGGAACTGCGTCTGAAACAGCAGTATTTCTTCATTTCCGCCAGCCTTCAGGTTGCGATTAAGAAATTTAAAGAGCAGAACGGCGACATCCATAAGCTTCCGGAAAAAGTAGTATTCCAGATGAACGATACGCATCCGACCGTTTCGGTTGCGGAGTTGATGAGGCTGCTTCTGGATGAAGAGCATCTGGAGTGGGAGGACGCCTGGGCGATTACGACAAAATGCTGTGCCTACACCAACCATACCATCATGGCAGAGGCTCTGGAAAAATGGCCGATCGAGCTGTTCTCCAGACTGCTTCCGCGTATTTACCAGATTGTCGAGGAGATCAACCGCCGCTTCTTAATCGAGGTGGGGGAGAAGTATCCGAACAATTACGAAAAAGTGAAGAAAATGGCCATTATTTTCGACGGACAGGTAAAGATGGCCCATCTGGCTATCGTGGCCGGTTTCTCCGTCAACGGCGTTGCCAGACTTCATACGGAGATTTTAAAGAAGCAGGAGCTGAAAGATTTCTATGAGATGATGCCTGAGAAATTCAGCAACAAGACGAACGGCATCACCCAGAGGCGCTTCCTGCTCCACGGCAATCCTCTGCTGGCCCAGTGGGTGACAGACAAGATTGGCGACGAGTGGATTACGGATCTTCCCCACATCAGCAAACTGGCTATCTATGCGGATGACGAGAAGTGCCGCCAGGAATTCATGAATATCAAGTACCAGAACAAGCTGCGCCTGGCAAAATATATTAAAGAACACAACGGAATCGATGTCGACCCGCGCTCCATTTTCGATGTGCAGGTGAAACGTCTCCATGAGTACAAACGCCAGCTGTTAAATATCCTCCATGTTATGTATCTCTATAACCAGCTGAAGGATAACCCCAATATTGAAATGGTTCCAAGGACCTTTATTTTCGGGGCAAAAGCGGCGGCAGGTTATCAGATTGCGAAGAAGACAATCAAACTGATCAACTCCGTTGCCGATGTGATCAACAACGACAAATCAATCGGCGGTAAGATTAAGGTTGTATTTATCGAGGACTATAAAGTGTCCAATGCAGAGATGATTTTTGCCGCATCCGACGTCAGCGAGCAGATATCCACGGCCAGCAAAGAGGCGTCCGGCACCGGTAATATGAAATTTATGCTGAACGGAGCCCTTACCCTGGGAACCATGGACGGGGCCAACGTTGAGATTGTGGAGGAAGTAGGCGAAGAGAATGCCTTCATTTTCGGCCTGACCTCCGATGAAGTTATTAATTACGAGAACAACGGCGGTTACAATCCGGTTGAGATTTTCAACACCGACCAGGAGATCCGCCGCGTGCTGATGCAGCTTATTAACGGCTACTATGCGCCGCAGGATCCCGAGCTGTTCCGTGATATTTACAATTCTCTTTTAAATACGAAGAACAGTGCGAAAGCCGATACCTATTTCATTCTCAAGGATTTCCATGCATATGCCGAGGCACAGAAACGGGTGGAAGAGGCATACCGTGATGAGAAGAGATGGGCGAAGGCCGCTATGTTGAATGTGGCATGTTCCGGCAAGTTCTCCTCCGACCGGACGATCGAGGAGTACGTAAGGGATATCTGGCACCTGAAAAAAGTAAAGGTAGAGATGGACTAA